In one window of Cydia fagiglandana chromosome 1, ilCydFagi1.1, whole genome shotgun sequence DNA:
- the LOC134671411 gene encoding mitochondrial pyruvate carrier 2-like, with amino-acid sequence MSKLYQGIVAACDKFVPGSLRPLWEHPAGPKTIFFWAPAFKWGLVIGGLGDINRPADKLSIPQITSLAVTGLIWSRYSLVIVPKNYSLFAVNVFVAAINAYQLGRAIKYRQALEKQ; translated from the exons ATGTCCAAGTTGTACCAAGGTATTGTTGCCGCGTGTGATAAATTCGTACCAGGAAGTCTGAGACCGCTCTGGGAGCACCCAGCTG GACCGAAAACAATTTTCTTTTGGGCTCCTGCATTCAAATGG GGCCTGGTAATCGGCGGTCTGGGCGACATCAACCGTCCCGCCGACAAGCTCTCCATCCCGCAGATCACGTCGCTCGCCGTCACCGGTCTCATCTGGTCCCGCTACTCTCTCGTCATCGTCCCGAAGAACTACAGCCTGTTCGCCGTGAACGTGTTCGTAGCCGCCATCAATGCGTATCAGCTCGGCAGGGCCATCAAATACAGGCAGGCGTTGGAGAAGCAGTAA